From a single Aquarana catesbeiana isolate 2022-GZ linkage group LG09, ASM4218655v1, whole genome shotgun sequence genomic region:
- the OVOL3 gene encoding putative transcription factor ovo-like protein 3 yields MPRSFLVRRNRSAVGVTGWGHLVDAERGDLYIPDSILWPYLPEGRTQAPTDAEGPYSCRACRKTFPLQRMLTRHLKCHSMQKRHRCPCCAKGFNDTFDLKRHMRTHTGIRPYKCPACDKSFTQRCSLESHLRKIHGVLQSYAYRQRRSKIYVCEECGFTSSSADTYTLHVLEVHPTNPMLSKHLRKRVAGVLRGEIGGLMHPTPCYLATHVSTR; encoded by the exons ATGCCTCGCTCATTCTTGGTAAGGAGAAACCGCTCTGCTGTGGGAGTGACTGGATGGGGGCATCTTGTGGATGCAGAACGAGGAGACTTGTACATTCCAG ATTCCATACTTTGGCCTTATTTACCAGAAGGTCGAACACAGGCTCCAACAGATGCTGAG gGCCCATATTCTTGCCGGGCTTGCAGGAAGACTTTTCCACTGCAACGTATGTTGACCCGTCACCTGAAGTgtcacagcatgcagaagaggcaCCGCTGCCCGTGTTGTGCTAAAGGGTTTAACGATACATTTGATCTGAAACGTCACATGAGGACTCACACAG GTATCAGACCATACAAGTGTCCAGCCTGTGATAAGTCCTTTACTCAGCGCTGCTCGCTGGAATCTCATCTGCGCAAGATCCATGGGGTACTACAGAGTTATGCCTACCGCCAGCGCCGCTCCAAGATCTACGTATGTGAGGAATGCGGCTTTACATCCTCCAGCGCTGACACCTACACACTACATGTCCTAGAGGTCCATCCCACCAACCCCATGCTATCCAAACACCTACGGAAAAGAGTAGCTGGTGTTCTAAGAGGGGAGATAGGAGGTCTGATGCATCCAACGCCGTGTTACCTTGCAACTCATGTCTCAACAAGATGA